Proteins from a genomic interval of Bradyrhizobium sp. G127:
- a CDS encoding AraC family transcriptional regulator, which yields MPRRSNKPPRFFPLFSAFCLGTRVGTRFGMGSVGENYVRLVGGDLVSSVITDTPSMRIEVLRRETVGRMHWHFRQPELSLFWFGKGAERLRATIDGRPVERRFPGKSKLAIFPAAIEIEGEWNVGPTLDYTVVFLNPSFVGERLQHAITNPTVAFEHDGLTRGLAELCREAASPDNVFNLMAEGWSIQALAHISRVSERSQQPSNELRGGLPGRSLRRLEEYVRENLTQPICLGELSEIAGLSKRHFLRAFQESVGATPYKYVLSLRIDEAKRRLSETEDSIVDVALATGFSHAQHFSTSFKKATGVTPSSFRQRCLS from the coding sequence ATGCCGCGGCGCAGCAACAAACCGCCTCGCTTCTTCCCTTTATTTAGTGCATTCTGTCTTGGAACTCGCGTTGGAACGAGGTTTGGGATGGGAAGCGTCGGCGAGAACTATGTTCGGCTGGTCGGAGGCGATCTTGTGTCGTCTGTCATTACCGATACGCCAAGCATGCGGATCGAAGTTCTTCGCCGAGAAACGGTTGGGCGAATGCATTGGCATTTTCGACAGCCGGAGCTGTCGCTGTTCTGGTTCGGCAAGGGAGCCGAACGCCTGAGAGCGACAATTGATGGGCGTCCGGTTGAGCGCCGGTTTCCGGGCAAGTCGAAGCTCGCGATATTTCCCGCGGCTATCGAAATCGAAGGCGAGTGGAACGTCGGGCCTACCCTCGACTACACGGTCGTATTCCTGAATCCGTCTTTCGTAGGCGAACGCCTCCAGCATGCGATCACCAATCCGACAGTCGCTTTTGAGCACGACGGATTGACCCGCGGCCTCGCGGAACTTTGCCGGGAGGCAGCCTCGCCGGATAATGTTTTCAACCTCATGGCGGAGGGGTGGTCGATTCAGGCACTGGCGCACATTTCTCGGGTAAGCGAAAGAAGCCAGCAGCCATCCAATGAGTTGCGTGGCGGTTTACCGGGTCGGAGTCTCCGACGCCTTGAGGAATATGTGCGGGAGAACCTCACCCAGCCGATCTGTCTTGGGGAACTTTCGGAGATCGCCGGTCTGAGCAAGCGGCATTTCCTGCGTGCGTTTCAGGAAAGCGTCGGCGCAACGCCGTACAAATACGTTCTTTCGCTTCGGATCGATGAGGCGAAGCGGCGGCTGTCAGAAACGGAGGACAGCATCGTCGATGTGGCCCTTGCGACCGGCTTCAGTCACGCCCAGCATTTCTCGACAAGTTTCAAGAAGGCGACCGGCGTGACTCCATCCTCGTTCCGCCAGCGCTGCCTGTCATAA
- a CDS encoding acetoacetate--CoA ligase → MTTLPEPQITRYTRWLQRERGLHFDPRTTEGYEALWRWSVNELDAFWSSVWHYFDIQSPTPYSTVLVEDKMPGARWFPGAQLNYVQRVFSHADAAHAAGHPAIVFQNERMHERGEMQELSWPELRRQVASLAAHLETLGVEAGDRVVAFLPNTPQTAVAFLAVASLGAVWSVCSPDMGPIAVLDRFRQIAPKVVIACDGYVYGGTSHDRLPVLEGLLAELPSVQHVVLWRYLDVNAKHGRLASASRQAHDFDTLTADDASLMPKWVAFDHPLWVVYSSGTTGLPKPIVHGHGGVVLEAIKMLGLHNNLGPTVETGDRYHWYSATGWIMWNSQVAGLLLGTTICIYDGSPAGKSGNADWSTLWRFVDEAKATFFGAGSAFFANCLKAEVKPKEILKLTHLRALGATGSPLATECYRWAYDHVPKVEGKDIWLSVISGGTDFAGAFIAGLPTLPVVEGEMQCRCLGAAIEAWNEKGEPLTNEVGELVCTKPMPSMPLYFWNDPENQRYHDSYFDMYPGVWRHGDWVRITPSGGAIIYGRSDATINRYGIRMGTSELYRAVEAQPEVLDSLVVDLEYLGRESYMPLFLVLREGLNLDPPLEKRLREAIKTALSARHVPNDIFQVSAIPRTLSGKKMELPVKKLLMGTPPEQVFKLDAMANPDCVPWFAEFAKRRESSKT, encoded by the coding sequence ATGACGACCTTGCCCGAACCGCAGATCACCCGCTACACGCGTTGGCTCCAGCGAGAGCGCGGGCTGCACTTCGATCCGAGAACCACCGAAGGCTATGAAGCGCTTTGGCGATGGTCGGTGAACGAGCTCGATGCCTTCTGGTCGTCGGTGTGGCACTACTTCGACATTCAGTCGCCGACGCCGTACAGCACTGTCTTGGTGGAAGACAAGATGCCCGGCGCTCGGTGGTTTCCCGGGGCGCAGCTCAACTACGTGCAGCGGGTGTTTAGCCACGCCGACGCGGCGCATGCCGCAGGTCACCCCGCGATCGTGTTTCAGAATGAGCGTATGCACGAACGCGGCGAGATGCAGGAGCTAAGCTGGCCCGAGCTGCGCCGGCAGGTCGCATCGCTCGCAGCGCATCTGGAGACGCTCGGCGTCGAAGCCGGCGACCGGGTTGTCGCCTTCCTGCCGAACACGCCGCAAACGGCAGTGGCCTTTCTCGCGGTGGCGAGTCTCGGCGCGGTGTGGTCGGTGTGTTCTCCCGACATGGGGCCAATCGCGGTGCTTGACCGTTTCCGCCAAATCGCCCCCAAGGTCGTGATCGCTTGCGATGGCTATGTGTACGGCGGCACATCACACGACCGGCTGCCGGTGCTAGAAGGCTTATTGGCCGAACTGCCAAGCGTGCAGCATGTGGTGCTGTGGCGCTATCTGGATGTGAACGCGAAGCACGGCCGTTTGGCCTCGGCGTCCCGGCAGGCGCACGACTTCGACACCCTGACTGCCGATGACGCGTCACTCATGCCCAAGTGGGTCGCCTTCGACCACCCGCTGTGGGTCGTCTATTCCAGCGGCACGACCGGCTTGCCGAAGCCCATCGTGCATGGCCATGGCGGTGTAGTGCTCGAGGCGATCAAGATGCTTGGCCTGCACAACAACCTGGGTCCCACGGTCGAGACCGGCGACCGCTACCATTGGTACAGTGCTACAGGTTGGATCATGTGGAACTCGCAAGTGGCAGGCCTGCTGCTCGGCACGACGATTTGCATCTACGATGGCAGTCCGGCGGGAAAGAGCGGAAATGCCGACTGGTCCACGCTGTGGCGTTTCGTCGACGAAGCCAAGGCGACCTTCTTCGGCGCCGGCAGTGCCTTCTTCGCCAACTGCCTCAAAGCCGAGGTGAAACCAAAGGAAATACTGAAGCTCACGCACCTGCGTGCCCTCGGTGCCACGGGCTCCCCGCTTGCTACAGAGTGCTACCGCTGGGCGTACGACCACGTGCCCAAGGTTGAGGGGAAAGACATCTGGCTGTCGGTGATATCGGGCGGCACCGATTTCGCCGGTGCTTTCATCGCTGGCTTGCCGACGCTGCCGGTGGTGGAAGGCGAGATGCAGTGCCGCTGCCTTGGTGCGGCAATCGAAGCATGGAATGAAAAGGGCGAACCACTGACTAACGAAGTCGGCGAACTCGTTTGCACTAAGCCCATGCCATCGATGCCGCTCTATTTCTGGAACGACCCGGAGAATCAGCGTTACCACGACAGCTATTTCGACATGTACCCAGGCGTTTGGCGTCACGGCGACTGGGTTCGCATCACCCCGAGCGGCGGCGCGATCATCTACGGCCGGAGTGACGCCACGATCAACCGCTACGGTATCCGCATGGGCACCTCCGAGCTCTACCGCGCCGTTGAAGCGCAACCCGAAGTGCTCGACAGTCTCGTGGTCGATCTCGAATATTTGGGCCGCGAAAGCTACATGCCACTCTTCTTAGTGTTGCGAGAGGGCCTGAACCTTGATCCGCCACTCGAAAAGCGCCTTCGCGAGGCCATCAAGACGGCGCTGTCAGCCCGCCATGTGCCCAACGATATCTTTCAGGTGAGTGCCATCCCCCGCACGCTTTCCGGTAAGAAGATGGAGTTGCCGGTGAAGAAACTACTGATGGGAACGCCGCCCGAGCAGGTGTTCAAGCTCGACGCCATGGCGAATCCGGATTGTGTACCTTGGTTCGCGGAGTTCGCGAAGCGGAGGGAGTCTTCCAAAACGTGA
- a CDS encoding CaiB/BaiF CoA-transferase family protein, translating into MTAPLEGVKVVDFARVLAGPLCGRTLQDLGAHVTKIEPPRGDVSRLAAPINPNGVTGYYAQQNAGKRALSIDLNKAEAKEIAWKLVEEADILVENFRPGTLAAFGFDYESVAKRNPRLIYVSISGYGQGGPWRGRMAYAPTVQAESGFTHHTLRHFGDLLSAPKTDALSHADAYVGLQGVIAVLAALHQRDRTGVGQHIDVAMAATMLAVNEHAHVDLNGLDPGDDPAILGATDGSFFTGPNGEQFFCAISPVSAMTYSWYIAAMRRPDLLEDPRFVTSAQRLANRAQFEGIIQKWIWTFPDMATLDAHLDQAKLAIGEVHTVEELAASEWADYWGATLNVPDRQGGEFRLPGRPWKFSGAELPTPGAPSEQGEQNEEICRELGYGDADIARMRESGALVGNFVSQMIAMVGAQMTERAARHARGGE; encoded by the coding sequence ATGACCGCTCCTCTCGAAGGCGTGAAGGTCGTCGATTTCGCGCGCGTGTTAGCCGGGCCCCTGTGCGGCCGTACGCTGCAGGACCTCGGCGCGCACGTCACCAAGATCGAGCCGCCGCGTGGGGACGTTTCGCGCTTGGCCGCGCCGATCAATCCCAACGGCGTCACCGGTTATTACGCCCAGCAGAACGCGGGCAAGCGCGCTCTGTCGATCGATCTGAACAAGGCCGAGGCCAAGGAGATCGCCTGGAAGCTGGTGGAAGAGGCCGACATACTGGTCGAGAACTTCCGTCCCGGCACACTCGCCGCCTTCGGATTTGATTATGAGAGCGTTGCCAAGCGTAACCCGCGGCTGATCTATGTCTCAATCTCGGGTTATGGCCAAGGCGGTCCCTGGCGGGGGCGAATGGCCTATGCGCCGACCGTCCAGGCCGAGTCCGGATTCACCCACCACACGCTTCGCCATTTCGGCGACTTGCTGAGCGCGCCGAAGACGGATGCTCTGAGCCATGCCGACGCCTATGTCGGCCTGCAGGGGGTGATTGCTGTTCTCGCCGCGCTTCACCAGCGTGATCGCACCGGCGTCGGCCAACACATCGACGTCGCCATGGCGGCGACGATGTTGGCAGTCAATGAACACGCCCATGTAGACCTCAACGGCCTCGACCCGGGCGATGACCCGGCGATCTTGGGTGCGACCGACGGCTCGTTCTTCACGGGCCCGAACGGCGAGCAGTTCTTCTGCGCCATCAGTCCCGTCAGTGCGATGACCTACAGTTGGTACATCGCGGCGATGCGGCGACCCGACCTTCTGGAGGATCCTCGTTTCGTCACTTCGGCCCAACGCCTGGCCAACCGCGCGCAGTTCGAGGGGATCATCCAGAAGTGGATCTGGACCTTCCCAGACATGGCGACGCTCGACGCCCACCTCGACCAGGCCAAGTTGGCGATCGGCGAGGTCCACACGGTCGAGGAGCTCGCAGCCAGCGAATGGGCTGACTACTGGGGCGCGACGCTGAATGTTCCCGACCGGCAAGGCGGCGAATTCCGCCTGCCCGGTCGCCCGTGGAAGTTCTCAGGCGCCGAATTGCCGACTCCGGGTGCGCCGAGTGAACAGGGCGAGCAAAACGAGGAGATTTGCCGCGAGCTTGGCTATGGCGATGCCGACATCGCCCGAATGCGCGAAAGCGGCGCGCTCGTCGGCAATTTCGTCTCGCAAATGATCGCCATGGTGGGAGCGCAAATGACCGAGCGCGCTGCGCGCCATGCGCGGGGCGGCGAATGA
- a CDS encoding enoyl-CoA hydratase/isomerase family protein — protein sequence MSSIPKSDSSCVKVTYEGPVAVLSMEFAPHNLIGFDLMGGIQAGLAAAKEAGSRAVLLKSGLRHFSAGADTSLFQQSQGPEGRVGASSLAFLRELENFPLPMVAAVQGVCVGGGLEMALACDFIIAARSAKIGSVEATLGLNPLMGAIQRQVQRAGIVRAKEMSMLGRRYDAETMEKWNIINLVVDDEKLGEAAMVIALELANGPTLAHTSTKQIANLAAARGVEAADEAMGELQRPLWTSEDLKIGLESLMKQGPGLAVFKGR from the coding sequence ATGTCTTCGATTCCCAAATCTGATTCATCCTGCGTCAAGGTTACCTACGAGGGGCCGGTTGCTGTCCTTTCGATGGAATTCGCACCGCACAACCTGATTGGCTTTGACCTAATGGGTGGTATCCAGGCAGGGCTTGCCGCTGCCAAAGAAGCTGGTTCGCGCGCTGTCTTGCTTAAGAGCGGCCTCAGGCACTTTTCCGCTGGGGCGGACACTTCTTTATTCCAACAGTCGCAAGGTCCGGAGGGGCGGGTCGGAGCTTCCTCACTTGCCTTCCTCCGGGAGCTGGAAAATTTCCCGCTGCCGATGGTCGCTGCGGTGCAGGGCGTCTGCGTCGGCGGTGGGCTTGAAATGGCGTTGGCCTGCGATTTCATCATCGCCGCGCGTTCGGCCAAGATCGGCTCGGTTGAAGCCACGCTCGGTTTGAACCCGCTGATGGGTGCGATCCAGCGTCAAGTCCAGCGCGCAGGGATCGTTAGGGCCAAGGAAATGTCGATGTTGGGTCGGCGCTACGATGCTGAGACGATGGAGAAGTGGAACATTATCAACCTCGTGGTCGATGACGAGAAGCTTGGCGAGGCGGCGATGGTGATCGCGCTCGAACTTGCCAATGGTCCGACGCTCGCGCACACCAGCACCAAACAGATCGCCAATCTTGCCGCCGCTCGGGGCGTCGAGGCCGCCGACGAGGCAATGGGGGAACTGCAGCGGCCGTTGTGGACTTCCGAGGACCTCAAGATAGGGCTCGAAAGCCTGATGAAGCAGGGCCCCGGTCTTGCCGTCTTCAAGGGGCGCTAA